One Saimiri boliviensis isolate mSaiBol1 chromosome 17, mSaiBol1.pri, whole genome shotgun sequence genomic window carries:
- the HES7 gene encoding transcription factor HES-7 isoform X3: protein MLKPLVEKRRRDRINRSLEELRLLLLERTRDQNLRNPKLEKAEILEFAVGYLRERSRVEPPGVPRSPVQDAEALASCYLSGFRECLLRLAAFAHDASPAARAQLFSALHGYLRPKPPRPEPVDPRPPAPRPSLDPAAPALGPALHQRPPVHQGPPSPRCAWSPSLCSPRAGDSGAPAPLTGLLPPPPPPHRQDGAPKAPPPPPPAFWRPWP, encoded by the exons ATGCTGAAGCCGCTTGTGGAGAAGCGGCGCCGGGACCGCATCAACCGCAGCCTGGAAGAGCTGAGGCTGCTACTGCTGGAGCGGACCCGGGACCAG AACCTCCGGAACCCGAAGCTGGAGAAAGCGGAGATACTGGAGTTCGCCGTGGGCTACTTGAGGGAGCGAAGCCGGGTGGAGCCCCCGG GGGTTCCCCGGTCCCCAGTCCAGGACGCCGAGGCGCTCGCCAGCTGCTACTTGTCCGGTTTCCGCGAATGCCTGCTTCGCTTGGCGGCCTTCGCGCACGACGCCAGCCCGGCAGCCCGCGCCCAGCTCTTCTCCGCCCTGCATGGCTACCTGCGCCCCAAACCGCCCCGGCCCGAGCCGGTAGATCCGAGGCCTCCAGCGCCTCGCCCATCCCTGGACCCCGCCGCACCGGCCCTTGGCCCCGCGCTGCACCAGCGCCCCCCAGTGCATCAGGGCCCCCCTAGCCCGCGCTGCGCATGGTCCCCGTCCCTCTGCTCCCCGCGCGCCGGGGATTCTGGCGCGCCGGCGCCCCTCACCGGACTgctgccgccgccaccgccgcctcACAGACAAGATGGGGCGCCCAAggccccgccgcccccgccgcccgctTTCTGGAGACCTTGGCCCTGA
- the HES7 gene encoding transcription factor HES-7 isoform X2: MVTRDRAENRDGPKMLKPLVEKRRRDRINRSLEELRLLLLERTRDQNLRNPKLEKAEILEFAVGYLRERSRVEPPGVPRSPVQDAEALASCYLSGFRECLLRLAAFAHDASPAARAQLFSALHGYLRPKPPRPEPVDPRPPAPRPSLDPAAPALGPALHQRPPVHQGPPSPRCAWSPSLCSPRAGDSGAPAPLTGLLPPPPPPHRQDGAPKAPPPPPPAFWRPWP, translated from the exons ATGGTCACCCGGGATCGAGCTGAGAATAGGGACGGCCCCAAG ATGCTGAAGCCGCTTGTGGAGAAGCGGCGCCGGGACCGCATCAACCGCAGCCTGGAAGAGCTGAGGCTGCTACTGCTGGAGCGGACCCGGGACCAG AACCTCCGGAACCCGAAGCTGGAGAAAGCGGAGATACTGGAGTTCGCCGTGGGCTACTTGAGGGAGCGAAGCCGGGTGGAGCCCCCGG GGGTTCCCCGGTCCCCAGTCCAGGACGCCGAGGCGCTCGCCAGCTGCTACTTGTCCGGTTTCCGCGAATGCCTGCTTCGCTTGGCGGCCTTCGCGCACGACGCCAGCCCGGCAGCCCGCGCCCAGCTCTTCTCCGCCCTGCATGGCTACCTGCGCCCCAAACCGCCCCGGCCCGAGCCGGTAGATCCGAGGCCTCCAGCGCCTCGCCCATCCCTGGACCCCGCCGCACCGGCCCTTGGCCCCGCGCTGCACCAGCGCCCCCCAGTGCATCAGGGCCCCCCTAGCCCGCGCTGCGCATGGTCCCCGTCCCTCTGCTCCCCGCGCGCCGGGGATTCTGGCGCGCCGGCGCCCCTCACCGGACTgctgccgccgccaccgccgcctcACAGACAAGATGGGGCGCCCAAggccccgccgcccccgccgcccgctTTCTGGAGACCTTGGCCCTGA
- the HES7 gene encoding transcription factor HES-7 isoform X1 produces the protein MEPALGNRGYGGRGGSRALPAAGSDAGAAALSLGPVGPLSFSRWSQMLKPLVEKRRRDRINRSLEELRLLLLERTRDQNLRNPKLEKAEILEFAVGYLRERSRVEPPGVPRSPVQDAEALASCYLSGFRECLLRLAAFAHDASPAARAQLFSALHGYLRPKPPRPEPVDPRPPAPRPSLDPAAPALGPALHQRPPVHQGPPSPRCAWSPSLCSPRAGDSGAPAPLTGLLPPPPPPHRQDGAPKAPPPPPPAFWRPWP, from the exons ATGGAGCCGGCCCTGGGCAATCGGGGGTATGGGGGTCGGGGCGGAAGCCGGGCTCTCCCAGCGGCGGGATCCGACGCCGGCGCGGCTGCGCTGAGTCTCGGTCCGGTCGGCCCGCTCTCCTTTTCCCGCTGGTCCCAGATGCTGAAGCCGCTTGTGGAGAAGCGGCGCCGGGACCGCATCAACCGCAGCCTGGAAGAGCTGAGGCTGCTACTGCTGGAGCGGACCCGGGACCAG AACCTCCGGAACCCGAAGCTGGAGAAAGCGGAGATACTGGAGTTCGCCGTGGGCTACTTGAGGGAGCGAAGCCGGGTGGAGCCCCCGG GGGTTCCCCGGTCCCCAGTCCAGGACGCCGAGGCGCTCGCCAGCTGCTACTTGTCCGGTTTCCGCGAATGCCTGCTTCGCTTGGCGGCCTTCGCGCACGACGCCAGCCCGGCAGCCCGCGCCCAGCTCTTCTCCGCCCTGCATGGCTACCTGCGCCCCAAACCGCCCCGGCCCGAGCCGGTAGATCCGAGGCCTCCAGCGCCTCGCCCATCCCTGGACCCCGCCGCACCGGCCCTTGGCCCCGCGCTGCACCAGCGCCCCCCAGTGCATCAGGGCCCCCCTAGCCCGCGCTGCGCATGGTCCCCGTCCCTCTGCTCCCCGCGCGCCGGGGATTCTGGCGCGCCGGCGCCCCTCACCGGACTgctgccgccgccaccgccgcctcACAGACAAGATGGGGCGCCCAAggccccgccgcccccgccgcccgctTTCTGGAGACCTTGGCCCTGA
- the PER1 gene encoding period circadian protein homolog 1 isoform X2 — protein MSGPLEGADGGGDPGPGESFCPGGVPSPGPPQHRPCPGPSLADDTDANSNGSSGNESNGHESRGASQRSSHSSSSGNGKDSALLETTESSKSTNSQSPSPPSSSIAYSLLSASSEQDNPSTSGCSSEQSARARTQKELMTALRELKLRLPPERRGKGRSGTLATLQYALACVKQVQANQEYYQQWSLEEGEPCSMDMSTYTLEELEHITSEYTLRNQDTFSVAVSFLTGRIVYISEQAAVLLRCKRDVFLGTRFAELLAPQDVGVFYGSTAPSRLPTWGTGASAGSGLRDFTQEKSVFCRIRGGPDRDPGPRYQPFRLTPYVTKIRVSDGVPAQPCCLLIAERIHSGYEAPRIPPDKRIFTTRHTPSCLFQDVDERAAPLLGYLPQDLLGAPVLLFLHPEDRPLMLAIHKKILQLAGQPFDHSPIRFCARNGEYVTMDTSWAGFVHPWSRKVAFVLGRHKVRTAPLNEDVFTPPAPSPVPPLDTDIQELSEQIHRLLLQPVHSPSPTGLSGVGPVTSPGPLHSPGSSSDSNGGDAEGPGPPAPVTFQQICKDVHLVKHQGQQLFIESRAWPQPRTRLPATGTFKAKALPCQSPDPELETGPAPIQAPLALAPEEAERKETSSSSYQQINCLDSILRYLESCNIPSTTKRKCASSSSYTTSSASDDDKQRTGPVPVGTKKDPPSAVLSGEGATPRKEPVVGGTLSPLTLANKAESVVSVTSQCSFSSTIVHVGDKKLPESDIIMMEDLPGLAPGPAPSPAPSPTVAPDPAPDAYRPVGLTKAVLSLHTQKEEQAFLSRFRDLGRLRGLDSSSTTPSGPGCHHSPAPHSRRHHCRSKAKRSRHHQNPRAETPCYVSHPSPVPPSTPWPPPPATTPFPAVVQPYPLPVFSQRGGPQPLPPTPTSVPQAAFPAPLVTPMVALVLPNYLFPTPSSYPYGAPQTPAEGPPTPASHSPSPSLPALPPSPPRRPDSPLFNSRCSSPLQLNLLQLEEPPRAEGAAVAGGPASSAGPPPPSEKAAEPEARLVEVTESSNQDALSGSSDLLELLLQEDSRSGTGSAASGSLGSGLGSGSGSGSHEGCSTSASITRSSQSSHTSKYFGSVDSSEAEAGAARAEAEPGDQVIKYVLQDPIWLLMANADQRVMMTYQVPSRDMTSVLKQDRERLRAMQKQQPRFSEDQRRELGAVHSWVRKGQLPRALDVMACVDCGSSTQDPGHPDDPLFSELDGLGLEPMEEGGGEQGSSGGGSGEGEGCEEARAQVGAKASSSQDLAMEEEEEGRSSTSPALPTAGNGAS, from the exons ATGAGTGGCCCCCTAGAAGGGGCAGATGGGGGAGGGGACCCCGGGCCTGGAGAATCCTTTTGTCCTGGAGGGGTCCCATCCCCTGGGCCCCCGCAGCACCGGCCTTGCCCAGGCCCCAGCCTGGCCGATGACACCGATGCCAACAGCAATGGTTCCAGCGGCAATGAGTCCAATGGGCATGAGTCCAGGGGTGCGTCTCAACGGAGCTCACACAGCTCCTCCTCGGGCAACGGCAAGGACTCAGCCCTGCTGGAGACCACTGAAAGCAGCAAGAG CACAAACTCTCAGAGCCCGTCCCCACCCAGCAGTTCCATTGCCTACAGCCTCCTTAGTGCCAGCTCGGAGCAGGACAACCCATCCACCAGCGGCTGCAG CAGTGAACAGTCAGCCCGGGCAAGGACCCAGAAGGAACTCATGACAGCACTTCGAGAGCTCAAGCTTCGACTCCCGCCAGAGCGCCGGGGCAAGGGCCGCTCCGGGACCCTGGCCACGCTGCAGTACGCACTGGCCTGTGTCAAGCAGGTGCAGG CCAACCAGGAATACTACCAGCAGTGGAGCCTGGAGGAGGGCGAGCCTTGCTCCATGGACATGTCCACTTACACGCTGGAGGAGCTGGAGCACATCACATCTGAGTACACGCTTCGTAACCAG GATACCTTCTCAGTGGCTGTCTCCTTCCTGACGGGCCGAATTGTGTACATTTCGGAGCAGGCAGCCGTCCTGCTGCGTTGCAAGCGAGACGTGTTCCTGGGTACCCGCTTTGCCGAGCTCCTGGCTCCCCAGGATGTGGGAGTTTTCTATGGTTCCACTGCTCCATCTCGCCTGCCCACCTGGGGCACTGGGGCCTCTGCAG GTTCAGGCCTCAGGGACTTCACCCAGGAGAAGTCTGTTTTCTGCCGTATTAG GGGAGGTCCTGACCGGGACCCAGGGCCTCGGTACCAGCCATTCCGCCTTACCCCATATGTGACCAAAATCCGGGTCTCAGATGGGGTGCCTGCACAGCCGTGCTGCCTGCTCATTGCAGAACGCATCCACTCGGGTTACGAAG CTCCCCGGATACCTCCTGACAAGAGGATTTTCACTACGAGGCACACACCCAGCTGCCTCTTCCAGGATGTGGATGAAAG GGCTGCCCCACTACTGGGCTACCTGCCCCAGGACCTCCTGGGGGCCCCCGTGCTCCTGTTCCTGCATCCTGAGGACCGACCCCTCATGCTGGCTATCCACAAGAAGA TCCTGCAGTTGGCGGGCCAGCCCTTTGACCACTCCCCTATTCGCTTCTGTGCCCGCAACGGGGAGTATGTCACCATGGACACTAGCTGGGCTGGTTTTGTGCACCCCTGGAGCCGCAAGGTAGCCTTCGTGTTGGGCCGCCACAAAGTCCGCAC GGCTCCCCTCAATGAGGACGTGTTCACTCCCCCGGCCCCCAGCCCAGTTCCGCCCCTGGACACTGATATCCAGGAGCTGTCAGAGCAGATCCACCGGCTGCTGCTACAG CCTGtgcacagccccagccccacaggACTCTCTGGAGTTGGCCCCGTGACATCCCCAGGCCCTCTCCACAGCCCTGGCTCTTCCAGTGATAGCAACGGGGGTGATGCAGAGGGACCAGGGCCTCCTGCGCCA GTGACTTTCCAGCAGATCTGTAAGGATGTGCATCTGGTGAAGCACCAGGGGCAGCAGCTCTTTATTGAGTCTCGGGCCTGGCCTCAGCCCCGGACCCGCCTCCCTG CTACAGGCACGTTCAAGGCCAAGGCCCTTCCCTGCCAATCCCCAGACCCAGAGCTAGAGACAGGTCCTGCTCCCATCCAGGCCCCACTAGCCTTGGCCCCTGAGGAGGCCGAGAGGAAAGAGACCTCCAGCTCCTCCTACCAACAGATCAACTGCCTGGACAGCATCCTCAG gTACTTGGAGAGCTGCAACATCCCCAGCACCACCAAGCGTAAatgtgcctcctcctcctcctatacCACCTCGTCAGCCTCTGATGACGACAAGCAGAGGACAGGCCCAGTCCCTGTGGGGACCAAGAAAG ATCCGCCGTCAGCAGTGCTGTCTGGGGAGGGGGCCACCCCACGGAAGGAGCCAGTGGTGGGAGGCACCCTGAGCCCGCTCACCCTGGCCAATAAGGCGGAGAGCGTAGTGTCCGTCACAAGTCAGTGTAGCTTCAGCTCCACCATCGTCCATGTGGGAGACAAGAAGCTCCCGGAGTCGG ACATCATCATGATGGAGGACCTGCCTGGCCtagccccaggcccagcccccagcccagcccccagccccacagTAGCCCCTGACCCAGCCCCAGATGCCTACCGTCCAGTGGGGCTGACCAAGGCCGTGCTGTCCCTGCACACACAGAAGGAAGAGCAAGCCTTCCTCAGCCGCTTCCGAGACCTGGGCAGGCTGCGTGGACTCGACAGCTCTTCCACAACCCCCTCCGGCCCTG GCTGCCACCACAGCCCTGCACCCCACAGCCGCCGACACCACTGCCGATCCAAAGCCAAGCGCTCACGCCACCACCAGAACCCCCGGGCTGAAACCCCCTGCTATGTCTCACACCCCTCACCTGTGCCACCCTCCACCCCCTGGCCCCCCCCACCAGCCACTACCCCCTTCCCAGCGGTTGTCCAGCCCTACCCTCTCCCAGTGTTCTCCCAGAGAGGAGGCCCCCAGCCTCTTCCCCCGACTCCCACATCTGTGCCCCAGGCTGCTTTTCCTGCCCCTCTGGTGACCCCAATGGTGGCCTTGGTTCTCCCGAACTATCTGTTCCCAACCCCATCCAGCTATCCTTACGGGGCTCCCCAGACCCCTGCTGAAGGGCCCCCTACTCCTGCCTCGCACTCGCCTTCTCCATCCTTGCCCGCCCTACCCCCCAGCCCACCCCGCCGCCCAGACTCTCCACTGTTCAACTCAAGATGCAGCTCTCCACTCCAGCTCAATCTGCTGCAGCTTGAGGAGCCCCCCCGTGCTGAGGGGGCTGCTGTTGCAGGGGGCCCTGCGAGCAGTGCTGGGCCCCCACCTCCCAGTGAGAAGGCTGCTGAACCAGAGGCCAGACTG GTGGAAGTCACAGAGTCCTCCAATCAGGATGCGCTTTCTGGCTCCAGTGACCTGCTGGAGCTGCTGCTGCAAGAGGACTCGCGCTCTGGCACAGGCTCTGCAGCCTCCGGCTCCTTGGGCTCCGGCTTGGGCTCCGGGTCTGGTTCAGGCTCCCACGAGGGGTGCAGCACCTCAGCCAGCATCACTC GCAGCAGCCAGAGCAGCCACACAAGCAAATACTTTGGCAGCGTTGACTCTTCCGAGGCGGAGGCTGGGGCTGCTCGGGCAGAGGCTGAGCCCGGGGACCAGGTGATTAAGTACGTGCTCCAGGATCCCATTTGGCTGCTCATGGCCAATGCTGATCAGCGCGTCATGATGACGTACCAGGTGCCCTCCAG GGATATGACCTCTGTGCTGAAGCAGGATCGGGAGCGGCTCCGAGCCATGCAGAAGCAGCAGCCTCGGTTTTCAGAGGACCAGCGGCGGGAACTGGGCGCTGTGCACTCCTGGGTCCGGAAGGGTCAGCTGCCTCGGGCTCTTGATGTGATG GCCTGTGTGGACTGTGGGAGCAGCACCCAAGACCCTGGTCACCCTGATGACCCACTCTTCTCCGAGCTGGATGGACTGGGGCTGGAGCCCATGGAGGAGGGTGGAGGCGAGCAAGGCAGCAGCGGTGGCGGCAGTGGTGAGGGTGAGGGCTGCGAGGAGGCCAGGGCCCAAGTTGGGGCCAAGGCCTCTAGCTCTCAGGACTTGgccatggaggaggaggaggaaggcaggagctCAACCAGTCCAGCCTTACCTACAGCAGGAAACGGCGCCAGCTAG
- the PER1 gene encoding period circadian protein homolog 1 isoform X1, giving the protein MLCSARLVRSGSKHVLSTYTGPGVFPKEGQRTSPLLPSIIHYASVLRPLAGRCLGLFSPAPAPRSTCARVCDTALTLVETTSQSGAWKRSPANRGRGLWLRRQEANEGAVPGIMQPASPPSGASTRLRAGAAAGRQAEDTPTTSQASRPPPASVVASPPSLFCSPHGLDMSGPLEGADGGGDPGPGESFCPGGVPSPGPPQHRPCPGPSLADDTDANSNGSSGNESNGHESRGASQRSSHSSSSGNGKDSALLETTESSKSTNSQSPSPPSSSIAYSLLSASSEQDNPSTSGCSSEQSARARTQKELMTALRELKLRLPPERRGKGRSGTLATLQYALACVKQVQANQEYYQQWSLEEGEPCSMDMSTYTLEELEHITSEYTLRNQDTFSVAVSFLTGRIVYISEQAAVLLRCKRDVFLGTRFAELLAPQDVGVFYGSTAPSRLPTWGTGASAGSGLRDFTQEKSVFCRIRGGPDRDPGPRYQPFRLTPYVTKIRVSDGVPAQPCCLLIAERIHSGYEAPRIPPDKRIFTTRHTPSCLFQDVDERAAPLLGYLPQDLLGAPVLLFLHPEDRPLMLAIHKKILQLAGQPFDHSPIRFCARNGEYVTMDTSWAGFVHPWSRKVAFVLGRHKVRTAPLNEDVFTPPAPSPVPPLDTDIQELSEQIHRLLLQPVHSPSPTGLSGVGPVTSPGPLHSPGSSSDSNGGDAEGPGPPAPVTFQQICKDVHLVKHQGQQLFIESRAWPQPRTRLPATGTFKAKALPCQSPDPELETGPAPIQAPLALAPEEAERKETSSSSYQQINCLDSILRYLESCNIPSTTKRKCASSSSYTTSSASDDDKQRTGPVPVGTKKDPPSAVLSGEGATPRKEPVVGGTLSPLTLANKAESVVSVTSQCSFSSTIVHVGDKKLPESDIIMMEDLPGLAPGPAPSPAPSPTVAPDPAPDAYRPVGLTKAVLSLHTQKEEQAFLSRFRDLGRLRGLDSSSTTPSGPGCHHSPAPHSRRHHCRSKAKRSRHHQNPRAETPCYVSHPSPVPPSTPWPPPPATTPFPAVVQPYPLPVFSQRGGPQPLPPTPTSVPQAAFPAPLVTPMVALVLPNYLFPTPSSYPYGAPQTPAEGPPTPASHSPSPSLPALPPSPPRRPDSPLFNSRCSSPLQLNLLQLEEPPRAEGAAVAGGPASSAGPPPPSEKAAEPEARLVEVTESSNQDALSGSSDLLELLLQEDSRSGTGSAASGSLGSGLGSGSGSGSHEGCSTSASITRSSQSSHTSKYFGSVDSSEAEAGAARAEAEPGDQVIKYVLQDPIWLLMANADQRVMMTYQVPSRDMTSVLKQDRERLRAMQKQQPRFSEDQRRELGAVHSWVRKGQLPRALDVMACVDCGSSTQDPGHPDDPLFSELDGLGLEPMEEGGGEQGSSGGGSGEGEGCEEARAQVGAKASSSQDLAMEEEEEGRSSTSPALPTAGNGAS; this is encoded by the exons ATGTTGTGTTCTGCAAGGCTAGTGCGTTCAGGAAGTAAACACGTCTTGAGCACCTACACTGGCCCGGGCGTTTTCCCTAAAGAGGGGCAGCgaacctcccctctcctcccttccattATTCACTATGCAAGCGTCCTGCGCCCATTGGCTGGGCGGTGTCTGGGGCTCTTCAGCCCAGCACCAGCACCCAGGTCCACGTGCGCCCGTGTGTGTGACACAGCCCTGACCTTAGTGGAGACCACTAGCCAATCAGGCGCCTGGAAGAGATCCCCAGCCAATCGGGGGCGGGGCTTGTGGCTTCGCCGGCAAGAGGCCAATGAGGGGGCAGTGCCCGGCATTATGCAACCCGCCTCCCCGCCCAGCGGAGCTTCCACTCGGCTGCGGGCTGGAGCGGCGGCGGGCAGGCAGGCGGAGGACACTCCTACGACCAG CCAGGCCTCCAGGCCCCCTCCTGCATCCGTGGTGGCCTCTCCGCCTTCCCTGTTCTGTTCTCCGCATGGCCTAGACATGAGTGGCCCCCTAGAAGGGGCAGATGGGGGAGGGGACCCCGGGCCTGGAGAATCCTTTTGTCCTGGAGGGGTCCCATCCCCTGGGCCCCCGCAGCACCGGCCTTGCCCAGGCCCCAGCCTGGCCGATGACACCGATGCCAACAGCAATGGTTCCAGCGGCAATGAGTCCAATGGGCATGAGTCCAGGGGTGCGTCTCAACGGAGCTCACACAGCTCCTCCTCGGGCAACGGCAAGGACTCAGCCCTGCTGGAGACCACTGAAAGCAGCAAGAG CACAAACTCTCAGAGCCCGTCCCCACCCAGCAGTTCCATTGCCTACAGCCTCCTTAGTGCCAGCTCGGAGCAGGACAACCCATCCACCAGCGGCTGCAG CAGTGAACAGTCAGCCCGGGCAAGGACCCAGAAGGAACTCATGACAGCACTTCGAGAGCTCAAGCTTCGACTCCCGCCAGAGCGCCGGGGCAAGGGCCGCTCCGGGACCCTGGCCACGCTGCAGTACGCACTGGCCTGTGTCAAGCAGGTGCAGG CCAACCAGGAATACTACCAGCAGTGGAGCCTGGAGGAGGGCGAGCCTTGCTCCATGGACATGTCCACTTACACGCTGGAGGAGCTGGAGCACATCACATCTGAGTACACGCTTCGTAACCAG GATACCTTCTCAGTGGCTGTCTCCTTCCTGACGGGCCGAATTGTGTACATTTCGGAGCAGGCAGCCGTCCTGCTGCGTTGCAAGCGAGACGTGTTCCTGGGTACCCGCTTTGCCGAGCTCCTGGCTCCCCAGGATGTGGGAGTTTTCTATGGTTCCACTGCTCCATCTCGCCTGCCCACCTGGGGCACTGGGGCCTCTGCAG GTTCAGGCCTCAGGGACTTCACCCAGGAGAAGTCTGTTTTCTGCCGTATTAG GGGAGGTCCTGACCGGGACCCAGGGCCTCGGTACCAGCCATTCCGCCTTACCCCATATGTGACCAAAATCCGGGTCTCAGATGGGGTGCCTGCACAGCCGTGCTGCCTGCTCATTGCAGAACGCATCCACTCGGGTTACGAAG CTCCCCGGATACCTCCTGACAAGAGGATTTTCACTACGAGGCACACACCCAGCTGCCTCTTCCAGGATGTGGATGAAAG GGCTGCCCCACTACTGGGCTACCTGCCCCAGGACCTCCTGGGGGCCCCCGTGCTCCTGTTCCTGCATCCTGAGGACCGACCCCTCATGCTGGCTATCCACAAGAAGA TCCTGCAGTTGGCGGGCCAGCCCTTTGACCACTCCCCTATTCGCTTCTGTGCCCGCAACGGGGAGTATGTCACCATGGACACTAGCTGGGCTGGTTTTGTGCACCCCTGGAGCCGCAAGGTAGCCTTCGTGTTGGGCCGCCACAAAGTCCGCAC GGCTCCCCTCAATGAGGACGTGTTCACTCCCCCGGCCCCCAGCCCAGTTCCGCCCCTGGACACTGATATCCAGGAGCTGTCAGAGCAGATCCACCGGCTGCTGCTACAG CCTGtgcacagccccagccccacaggACTCTCTGGAGTTGGCCCCGTGACATCCCCAGGCCCTCTCCACAGCCCTGGCTCTTCCAGTGATAGCAACGGGGGTGATGCAGAGGGACCAGGGCCTCCTGCGCCA GTGACTTTCCAGCAGATCTGTAAGGATGTGCATCTGGTGAAGCACCAGGGGCAGCAGCTCTTTATTGAGTCTCGGGCCTGGCCTCAGCCCCGGACCCGCCTCCCTG CTACAGGCACGTTCAAGGCCAAGGCCCTTCCCTGCCAATCCCCAGACCCAGAGCTAGAGACAGGTCCTGCTCCCATCCAGGCCCCACTAGCCTTGGCCCCTGAGGAGGCCGAGAGGAAAGAGACCTCCAGCTCCTCCTACCAACAGATCAACTGCCTGGACAGCATCCTCAG gTACTTGGAGAGCTGCAACATCCCCAGCACCACCAAGCGTAAatgtgcctcctcctcctcctatacCACCTCGTCAGCCTCTGATGACGACAAGCAGAGGACAGGCCCAGTCCCTGTGGGGACCAAGAAAG ATCCGCCGTCAGCAGTGCTGTCTGGGGAGGGGGCCACCCCACGGAAGGAGCCAGTGGTGGGAGGCACCCTGAGCCCGCTCACCCTGGCCAATAAGGCGGAGAGCGTAGTGTCCGTCACAAGTCAGTGTAGCTTCAGCTCCACCATCGTCCATGTGGGAGACAAGAAGCTCCCGGAGTCGG ACATCATCATGATGGAGGACCTGCCTGGCCtagccccaggcccagcccccagcccagcccccagccccacagTAGCCCCTGACCCAGCCCCAGATGCCTACCGTCCAGTGGGGCTGACCAAGGCCGTGCTGTCCCTGCACACACAGAAGGAAGAGCAAGCCTTCCTCAGCCGCTTCCGAGACCTGGGCAGGCTGCGTGGACTCGACAGCTCTTCCACAACCCCCTCCGGCCCTG GCTGCCACCACAGCCCTGCACCCCACAGCCGCCGACACCACTGCCGATCCAAAGCCAAGCGCTCACGCCACCACCAGAACCCCCGGGCTGAAACCCCCTGCTATGTCTCACACCCCTCACCTGTGCCACCCTCCACCCCCTGGCCCCCCCCACCAGCCACTACCCCCTTCCCAGCGGTTGTCCAGCCCTACCCTCTCCCAGTGTTCTCCCAGAGAGGAGGCCCCCAGCCTCTTCCCCCGACTCCCACATCTGTGCCCCAGGCTGCTTTTCCTGCCCCTCTGGTGACCCCAATGGTGGCCTTGGTTCTCCCGAACTATCTGTTCCCAACCCCATCCAGCTATCCTTACGGGGCTCCCCAGACCCCTGCTGAAGGGCCCCCTACTCCTGCCTCGCACTCGCCTTCTCCATCCTTGCCCGCCCTACCCCCCAGCCCACCCCGCCGCCCAGACTCTCCACTGTTCAACTCAAGATGCAGCTCTCCACTCCAGCTCAATCTGCTGCAGCTTGAGGAGCCCCCCCGTGCTGAGGGGGCTGCTGTTGCAGGGGGCCCTGCGAGCAGTGCTGGGCCCCCACCTCCCAGTGAGAAGGCTGCTGAACCAGAGGCCAGACTG GTGGAAGTCACAGAGTCCTCCAATCAGGATGCGCTTTCTGGCTCCAGTGACCTGCTGGAGCTGCTGCTGCAAGAGGACTCGCGCTCTGGCACAGGCTCTGCAGCCTCCGGCTCCTTGGGCTCCGGCTTGGGCTCCGGGTCTGGTTCAGGCTCCCACGAGGGGTGCAGCACCTCAGCCAGCATCACTC GCAGCAGCCAGAGCAGCCACACAAGCAAATACTTTGGCAGCGTTGACTCTTCCGAGGCGGAGGCTGGGGCTGCTCGGGCAGAGGCTGAGCCCGGGGACCAGGTGATTAAGTACGTGCTCCAGGATCCCATTTGGCTGCTCATGGCCAATGCTGATCAGCGCGTCATGATGACGTACCAGGTGCCCTCCAG GGATATGACCTCTGTGCTGAAGCAGGATCGGGAGCGGCTCCGAGCCATGCAGAAGCAGCAGCCTCGGTTTTCAGAGGACCAGCGGCGGGAACTGGGCGCTGTGCACTCCTGGGTCCGGAAGGGTCAGCTGCCTCGGGCTCTTGATGTGATG GCCTGTGTGGACTGTGGGAGCAGCACCCAAGACCCTGGTCACCCTGATGACCCACTCTTCTCCGAGCTGGATGGACTGGGGCTGGAGCCCATGGAGGAGGGTGGAGGCGAGCAAGGCAGCAGCGGTGGCGGCAGTGGTGAGGGTGAGGGCTGCGAGGAGGCCAGGGCCCAAGTTGGGGCCAAGGCCTCTAGCTCTCAGGACTTGgccatggaggaggaggaggaaggcaggagctCAACCAGTCCAGCCTTACCTACAGCAGGAAACGGCGCCAGCTAG